One window from the genome of Rariglobus hedericola encodes:
- a CDS encoding beta strand repeat-containing protein, producing the protein MNAPHNPQVRHAKYLATLAALSLAALSQQASATDVTWLGNTSNLWNVGSNWSTSAVPANGDTLIFGSFGSSGSSLSDNITSLTVGGSNTNGLVFGLRAGGSYTIGRSASEILTLASSGTGIGIKNTSLFLQTISAPLVLSGDQTIQVGEINGPALSSLTLSSGITGGARLTKTGTGLLTLNATSSYTGLTVNGGTLSISGDSQLGFPAPGVATPGLIVLNGGTLQSRGNIAISANRGISLGDANAGSGGTISTTNTTTYNGIIANNGGTNSLTKTGASSLTLGGANTYTGDTNINQGSLVLNFGSGVAPTSNIISSSSKLVLGGPSTAIHNSGNVNATLPTATLSVTGAASTTNTQTFNGLTLNQGNNAISVTSGTGGSATLALGAITANAGGAVNFTLPASGAITTSTGNTNGILGGWATVGGTAWATNSAGTGTGNVVAFTGYTTLSSGTVIASNAAANVAITTAASGSSTMAASGVTDINSLQLNGSNAYTVSIGSGNTLRLGAQGGILFTGTTAQTISGGILTAGGADNVDGQIVIHAANTPSISSSIQDNGTGKVSLVANGVGSGGGQVMSLSGSNTYSGGTYINSGKVNAANVNAFGTGDVNVLYSGGAILGASGTFNNNFNVGGIGPGLSNFTGVIGFSAAADLHGTLTLLGDTRIATNAAGTISGKITGNFGLEITQTTNSAAGGSVTLSNTGNDFTGGLAIHTGITSSTTTFNTGAIVVKLGASEVITNGAGKGNVTIFSGSTTGTGTLDLNGYNETINGLVSGTGTSLNGSGSTPQVFVTNNAAGSGTATLTLGDGNATALFAGIIKDGVTAKVGITKIGDGVQTLSGLNTYTGGTAVDSGTLASGANFTMNGSNRISIAGAGLAGVNYGTMISTTGTLTFAGTLGLNITASLTGGESFTLFSANGGALAGNFSSVSLTGSYLASLTDNGSGIWTGSANGLDFTFATSGINAGILSVSAVPEPSTYAAIFGVLALGAAATRRRRSN; encoded by the coding sequence ATGAACGCCCCGCATAATCCCCAAGTCCGTCACGCGAAATACCTCGCCACGCTCGCAGCACTGAGTCTCGCCGCTTTATCCCAACAGGCCTCGGCCACCGATGTAACGTGGCTTGGTAACACGTCCAATCTTTGGAATGTAGGTTCCAACTGGTCCACGTCAGCAGTGCCGGCAAACGGTGATACGTTGATTTTTGGTTCATTTGGAAGCTCGGGATCATCGCTTTCGGATAACATCACCAGCCTCACCGTCGGCGGCTCCAATACGAATGGCTTGGTTTTTGGTCTGAGAGCGGGTGGGAGCTACACCATTGGTCGATCGGCTTCTGAGATTCTGACGCTTGCCAGCAGTGGAACGGGAATCGGCATCAAGAATACTTCGCTTTTCCTGCAAACCATCAGCGCACCTTTGGTTTTGAGTGGAGATCAGACCATTCAAGTGGGGGAAATCAACGGGCCTGCGTTATCTTCACTAACACTCTCTAGCGGCATCACCGGCGGCGCCCGACTGACCAAAACCGGCACGGGACTTTTGACGCTCAATGCGACGAGTAGTTATACGGGGCTGACTGTAAATGGCGGCACGCTTTCCATCAGCGGGGATAGCCAGTTGGGCTTTCCGGCTCCTGGAGTTGCGACACCCGGCCTCATCGTTCTTAATGGAGGCACGCTGCAAAGCAGGGGTAACATTGCGATCAGCGCGAACCGTGGCATCTCCTTGGGCGATGCAAACGCTGGTTCGGGCGGCACGATCTCGACCACCAACACCACGACCTATAACGGCATCATCGCCAACAATGGCGGCACCAACAGCCTGACTAAGACAGGAGCGTCCAGTCTCACCTTGGGAGGCGCCAACACCTATACGGGGGACACCAATATTAATCAAGGCTCGCTGGTGCTCAACTTCGGGTCCGGCGTTGCCCCGACCAGCAATATCATCAGTTCCTCAAGCAAGCTGGTTCTGGGCGGTCCATCCACCGCCATTCATAACAGCGGAAATGTTAACGCGACATTGCCCACCGCCACGCTGAGCGTGACTGGAGCGGCCAGCACAACCAACACACAGACGTTTAACGGCCTGACACTGAATCAGGGCAACAACGCCATCTCCGTGACGAGCGGAACAGGCGGATCGGCGACCCTCGCACTGGGAGCGATCACGGCCAACGCCGGCGGTGCGGTTAATTTCACTCTACCGGCTTCGGGCGCAATCACGACCTCCACGGGTAACACCAATGGTATCTTGGGCGGGTGGGCCACTGTGGGCGGCACGGCATGGGCGACCAACAGCGCCGGCACGGGAACCGGCAACGTCGTTGCTTTTACAGGCTACACCACACTTTCAAGCGGAACAGTCATAGCGAGCAATGCAGCCGCCAATGTCGCCATCACCACGGCGGCTTCCGGCTCATCGACCATGGCCGCATCCGGTGTCACCGATATCAATAGCCTGCAGTTGAACGGCAGCAATGCCTACACGGTAAGTATTGGCAGTGGCAATACGCTGCGCCTGGGAGCCCAAGGCGGCATTCTTTTCACCGGCACCACCGCCCAGACCATCAGCGGGGGAATTTTGACTGCAGGCGGCGCTGACAATGTAGACGGACAAATTGTGATTCATGCAGCCAACACACCCAGCATTTCATCCTCCATCCAAGATAATGGAACCGGAAAGGTTAGTCTGGTTGCAAACGGCGTCGGCAGTGGGGGCGGCCAGGTGATGAGCTTGAGCGGCAGCAATACGTATTCCGGCGGCACCTACATCAATTCCGGCAAGGTGAATGCCGCGAATGTAAACGCTTTCGGCACGGGGGATGTGAATGTGCTTTATTCCGGCGGGGCTATTCTGGGTGCCTCCGGGACTTTTAATAATAACTTCAATGTCGGCGGCATAGGACCTGGCTTGAGCAACTTTACCGGCGTGATCGGTTTTAGTGCCGCCGCCGACTTGCACGGCACGCTCACCCTGCTCGGGGACACTCGTATAGCCACCAACGCCGCAGGCACCATTAGCGGCAAGATCACGGGTAATTTCGGTCTCGAAATCACCCAGACCACCAATTCGGCCGCCGGTGGTAGTGTTACGCTGTCCAACACGGGCAACGACTTTACCGGAGGTTTGGCCATTCACACCGGAATCACGTCGTCAACCACCACGTTCAATACGGGTGCGATTGTCGTAAAATTGGGTGCATCCGAAGTCATTACCAATGGGGCCGGCAAAGGCAATGTGACCATTTTCTCAGGCTCAACCACGGGCACAGGAACTTTGGATCTCAACGGCTATAACGAAACCATCAATGGACTTGTCAGCGGGACAGGCACTTCGCTGAACGGCAGCGGATCGACTCCCCAAGTCTTTGTGACCAACAATGCGGCCGGCAGCGGCACCGCGACCCTCACCCTCGGTGATGGCAACGCCACGGCCCTCTTTGCAGGCATTATCAAGGATGGCGTCACCGCCAAAGTAGGCATTACCAAGATTGGTGACGGCGTGCAAACCCTCTCCGGACTCAACACCTATACAGGCGGCACTGCGGTGGATTCCGGCACTCTCGCAAGCGGAGCCAACTTCACGATGAATGGTTCGAATCGGATCAGTATCGCGGGGGCCGGCCTTGCTGGCGTTAATTATGGCACGATGATCAGCACCACGGGCACGCTCACGTTTGCCGGCACCTTGGGCCTGAACATCACCGCATCCCTCACCGGTGGCGAAAGCTTTACGCTATTCTCCGCCAATGGTGGCGCCCTGGCCGGCAATTTTAGCAGCGTGAGCCTCACGGGTTCTTATCTCGCTTCTTTGACCGATAACGGTTCGGGCATCTGGACCGGCTCCGCCAACGGTCTCGACTTCACTTTCGCGACTTCGGGTATCAATGCCGGCATTCTCTCCGTCTCCGCCGTTCCCGAGCCGTCCACCTACGCGGCCATCTTTGGCGTTCTCGCCCTCGGGGCCGCCGCGACTCGTCGCCGTCGGTCCAACTAA